From one Cardiocondyla obscurior isolate alpha-2009 linkage group LG06, Cobs3.1, whole genome shotgun sequence genomic stretch:
- the LOC139103107 gene encoding putative gamma-glutamylcyclotransferase CG2811 isoform X1, translating into MYENLFKNPLHRVFVYGTLKRGEPNHGLIKDPANGYAKFLGLGRTTITYPLVIATKYNIPFLLKKPGTGNYVLGEIYDVNSDMLKKLDELEEHPKFYERTEENILLAPEAALKPGKTFEEVGESTKAWVYFLPRYKSSLLESTMYTSYSNSGNHGLRYCEKYVRDLSYNHRQDVQ; encoded by the exons ATGtacgaaaatttgtttaagAACCCGCTTCACCGTGTATTCGTGTACGGCACGTTAAAGAGAGGCGAGCCAAATCACGGCCTTATCAAGGACCCCGCAAACGGTTATGCCAAGTTTCTGGGCCTCGGCAGAACGACGATCACTTATCCCTTGGTAATCGCCACTAAGTACAACATTCCTTTTCTGCTAAAGAAACCCGGTACCGGCAAC TACGTGCTTGGAGAGATATACGATGTAAATTCCGACATGCTGAAGAAGTTAGACGAGCTGGAGGAACATCCCAAGTTTTATGAGCGAACGgaggaaaatattttgctgGCGCCGGAAGCTGCGCTCAAACCTGGGAAAACTTTTGAGGAG GTCGGCGAGTCGACTAAAGCCTGGGTATACTTTCTGCCAAGATACAAGTCTTCTCTGTTGGAGAGTACCATGTATACATCTTACAGCAATAGCGGAAATCATGGGTTGAGATATTGCGAGAAGTATGTCCGCGATTTATCCTATAACCATAGGCAAGatgtgcaataa
- the LOC139103107 gene encoding putative gamma-glutamylcyclotransferase CG2811 isoform X2, protein MYENLFKNPLHRVFVYGTLKRGEPNHGLIKDPANGYAKFLGLGRTTITYPLVIATKYNIPFLLKKPGTGNYVLGEIYDVNSDMLKKLDELEEHPKFYERTEENILLAPEAALKPGKTFEEVGESTKAWVYFLPRYKSSLLESTMYTSYSNSGNHGLRYCENDKDASSINDVL, encoded by the exons ATGtacgaaaatttgtttaagAACCCGCTTCACCGTGTATTCGTGTACGGCACGTTAAAGAGAGGCGAGCCAAATCACGGCCTTATCAAGGACCCCGCAAACGGTTATGCCAAGTTTCTGGGCCTCGGCAGAACGACGATCACTTATCCCTTGGTAATCGCCACTAAGTACAACATTCCTTTTCTGCTAAAGAAACCCGGTACCGGCAAC TACGTGCTTGGAGAGATATACGATGTAAATTCCGACATGCTGAAGAAGTTAGACGAGCTGGAGGAACATCCCAAGTTTTATGAGCGAACGgaggaaaatattttgctgGCGCCGGAAGCTGCGCTCAAACCTGGGAAAACTTTTGAGGAG GTCGGCGAGTCGACTAAAGCCTGGGTATACTTTCTGCCAAGATACAAGTCTTCTCTGTTGGAGAGTACCATGTATACATCTTACAGCAATAGCGGAAATCATGGGTTGAGATATTGCGAGAA TGACAAGGACGCGTCTAGCATCAACGACGTTCTTTAA